A genome region from Alkalimarinus coralli includes the following:
- a CDS encoding SDR family oxidoreductase, translated as MSNDVIWLTGSASGIGLHLTGEFLKLGYRVIATDINIEELERLASQHKWNRSNALIAKLDVTSDKDWQATYNIAIKQWGRIDRLLNIAGYLKPGYIHETNSNEVDRHIDINVKGLILGSQLAAKHMVKAGCGHIINIASLAGIAPIPGIALYSTSKFAVRGFSLALAQELKPHGVQVTVICPDAIQTPMLDLQEDYDEAALTFSGPEPLTVENISKALFSEVIPNAPIEITLPWHRGALAKLGSAFPKASFLLGGVLAKQGKKAQRDRKIRRGQR; from the coding sequence ATGAGTAATGACGTAATCTGGTTAACAGGCAGTGCCAGCGGCATTGGCCTTCACTTGACTGGCGAGTTTTTAAAACTAGGCTATCGTGTCATCGCCACAGATATCAATATTGAAGAGCTTGAGCGCCTTGCAAGTCAGCATAAGTGGAACCGCAGCAACGCGCTGATAGCCAAGCTTGACGTCACATCCGATAAAGACTGGCAGGCGACCTACAATATAGCAATTAAGCAGTGGGGCCGTATTGACCGACTGCTTAATATCGCGGGATATCTTAAACCTGGCTATATACATGAAACCAACAGCAATGAAGTAGACCGCCATATTGATATTAATGTCAAAGGGCTAATATTGGGCAGCCAACTTGCAGCCAAACATATGGTGAAAGCAGGCTGCGGACATATTATCAATATCGCATCACTGGCTGGCATTGCACCTATCCCAGGCATTGCGCTGTATAGCACATCTAAATTTGCAGTTAGGGGGTTCTCGCTTGCACTAGCCCAAGAACTCAAGCCCCATGGCGTTCAGGTAACAGTGATCTGCCCAGATGCGATCCAAACACCGATGCTGGATCTTCAAGAAGATTATGATGAAGCCGCACTAACGTTCTCAGGCCCAGAACCTCTGACCGTGGAGAATATTTCAAAAGCACTATTTTCAGAAGTTATTCCCAATGCGCCAATTGAAATAACCCTCCCCTGGCACCGGGGCGCTTTAGCTAAACTCGGAAGTGCATTTCCTAAGGCATCATTTCTACTGGGTGGAGTGCTGGCAAAACAGGGCAAAAAAGCACAGCGAGATAGGAAAATAAGACGAGGCCAGCGATAA